A stretch of the Pseudorasbora parva isolate DD20220531a chromosome 13, ASM2467924v1, whole genome shotgun sequence genome encodes the following:
- the si:ch211-156j16.1 gene encoding threonine-rich protein isoform X2: MRIILLLLIALAGPFCTFIQASTLVVPTSINVTPEPETVKETSAVEATTQDSAPQEAASTPAPVPEATEAAATTEKAPSVSTEPQPVQTEVPKETAAPTDAAKSTVAAPAEMVTTDDPTETSEADKITESPSDVAIEGEEGMGTGQLVGIVIGALIGVIVVIAVIILVVRRMGQYSP, from the exons ATGAGGATCatactgctgctgctgattgCCCTGGCAGGGCCTTTCTGTACCTTTATCCAAGCAA GTACTCTGGTGGTGCCAACATCGATCAACGTGACTCCAGAACCAGAAACTGTAAAAGAAACGTCTGCTGTCGAAGCCACAACACAAGATTCAGCACCTCAAGAAGCTGCTTCAACACCAGCGCCTGTTCCTGAGGCTACAGAAGCAGCTGCCACAACAGAAAAAGCGCCATCAGTTTCCACAGAACCACAACCTGTACAAACAGAGGTCCCAAAAGAAACAGCAGCACCAACAGATGCAGCAAAATCAACAGTAGCTGCACCAGCAGAGATGGTCACCACTGATGACCCTACTGAAACCAGTGAAGCAGACAAAATAACAGAGTCTCCAAGTGATGTAGCAATAGAGGGTGAAGAAG GTATGGGCACGGGACAGTTGGTGGGGATCGTAATTGGCGCATTGATCGGAGTGATTGTTGTCATTGCTGTAATCATCTTGGTGGTCAGAAGAATGGGCCAGTACTC CCCCTGA
- the si:ch211-156j16.1 gene encoding neuromodulin isoform X1, translating into MRIILLLLIALAGPFCTFIQASTLVVPTSINVTPEPETVKETSAVEATTQDSAPQEAASTPAPVPEATEAAATTEKAPSVSTEPQPVQTEVPKETAAPTDAAKSTVAAPAEMVTTDDPTETSEADKITESPSDVAIEGEEGMGTGQLVGIVIGALIGVIVVIAVIILVVRRMGQYSTAKKRKPQKQDSISVTLLLFHR; encoded by the exons ATGAGGATCatactgctgctgctgattgCCCTGGCAGGGCCTTTCTGTACCTTTATCCAAGCAA GTACTCTGGTGGTGCCAACATCGATCAACGTGACTCCAGAACCAGAAACTGTAAAAGAAACGTCTGCTGTCGAAGCCACAACACAAGATTCAGCACCTCAAGAAGCTGCTTCAACACCAGCGCCTGTTCCTGAGGCTACAGAAGCAGCTGCCACAACAGAAAAAGCGCCATCAGTTTCCACAGAACCACAACCTGTACAAACAGAGGTCCCAAAAGAAACAGCAGCACCAACAGATGCAGCAAAATCAACAGTAGCTGCACCAGCAGAGATGGTCACCACTGATGACCCTACTGAAACCAGTGAAGCAGACAAAATAACAGAGTCTCCAAGTGATGTAGCAATAGAGGGTGAAGAAG GTATGGGCACGGGACAGTTGGTGGGGATCGTAATTGGCGCATTGATCGGAGTGATTGTTGTCATTGCTGTAATCATCTTGGTGGTCAGAAGAATGGGCCAGTACTC GACTGCAAAGAAACGAAAACCTCAAAAACAAGACAGCATCTCTGTAACTCTCTTACTGTTTCATAGATAA